The window GACGGACACCACCTGGCGCATGGCGGCCTCCTGGGAGTTCACCATGTCGGACAACGCCCCGACCAGATCGCCCAGTTCGTCTTTCCCCTCGTAGCCGAAGTCCTCCCGCGTGACGGTCAAATCCCCGCTCTGGCAGCGCTTCGCAATTCCCACAAGGGTTCTGATGGGCCTGGAAATGGACCGCGAGATGAACCAGGCGATGAGGAGCCCCAAAAGAACCGAAACCGCGCCCGCTACGATCAGGAGCCTCTCGGCGGAGCGCACGCTGGACAGGTTTTCCTCGGCCACTGTCCTCACCTTCTCCTCCGCGAAGCCGGTGATCTTTGAGGTTTCGTCATTATAACGCCGCATTAAGGCCGCCTGTTCCAAGACCGCTTCAGCCTCCGCCTTAATATCCTGCGCCATCTCTCCGAGTTCTGTCGAATAGTCGTCCAGGGCGCTCAGAACTTTTTGCATTTTAGATTTGTTTGCCGCCGATTGAGCGGCCGCGAACGCTTTATTGGCTTTTTCTTTTAATTCACGACATGCGTCCTGGAGTTTCAGCATCGCGTCGCCATCCAGCGCGCTTTGAGCAGCCATTACTTCCCGCCTGAGAGACATGGCGTCTCCATACATTTGTCCGGTCAGATAAAGCTGTTCAGCCCTCTGCGCCTTTGTATGGGTATCATCGTTATCCGAAACGGCGGATTTGTAAAAACTCCCCTGAGCGTCAAGGATATTGGTAATCATCGTGTCGCCGGCTTTGCTAATCTCGCTGAAACTCTGGTCCCTGAGCTTTATGGCATTCTGCATCTTTCTGACCGCGGTAACGTAATCTTTATGAACAGGAAGAATATTCTCCCTCACCATTTTGGGACTGGTCATGACCGGAAAGGACCTTCCCAAGTTCTCCATATCTCCGAGAGCTTTTTCCAGCACCGCAATTTTTACGTCGTCGTCCTTCATTGTTTCCGCAGTGCCGGTAAAACGTGTTTCATGCAGGGTCAGAAATGTTTCATACGCCGTGCGCTCGATTTCGGCGCTCAGACGCAGCGCCGGCGTCTCCTGCTCGCTGAGAAACCGGCTCTCCTCGCTCACCAAAGATAAATACCTGTGTGTCGTCAGCACAGCCGCCGCAAACACCAGAAGCACCACGCCAAAACCCAGCATCAACTTTGAAGCCATTTTCAGATTCTTCAGCATCGTCCATCTCTCCTTTACAGGTCTACTGTAAATCTGCTCGTTGTTCTCCACGGGAGGACTTTCCAAAGCAATCGCTTCAAAATTTCTTATTTTTTTCTTTTTTTTTCGTCCGCGCAATCATCCTTTCAGCGCTTCCAGCAGCAGGCCGCACCTGACGATGACGTCTTCGTAGTCGAAGGACTCCGCCAGCCTCCGAATTTCTTCCAGCAGCGACCTGTTTTCTCCGTCCAGAGCCGCCGCGTTCAACTCGTCCAGCAGAACGTCGATTCCGGCGGAGTCGCATTCAAGACAGGCCTCCGCCAGAGTTTCCAGTTTCTGGCGCAGTTCTTCGGGGGAGAGCGCGATTTCGGCCTCCATTTCGTCCATCAGGGACGTTTGCAGGAGCTTCGCCTGAAAACCGCTCATGTCGTCGCAAAAACTCCGCGTCTGCTTCGCCAGATTTCCCACGTCGCCCCTGTTCGCCGCTTCCTCCAGATCGCGGGCCCAGTCGGACAAAAACCGGTTGCCCAGATTCTCGAAAAGCCTTTTCAGCGAGCGAACCCGCACGGAGTATCCCCTCCAGTTTTCCGTGAACGCCAGCGCGCGGAGAACGTCCGTTTCGTCCTCCAGACTTTCGCAGAACCGCCGAAGAAGGTCGATGTAGGCGTCCCTGTCGTGCCCCAGACGAGCCAGACCCCGCGTAACGCTCAGGTCCTCCACCCGGGCCAGCTCTTTCAGCAGATCCTCCGCTTCGGACGAAGAATTTGGCGAGTCCCCCGCGGGCGGCAGCGCCACCACAGGAAGTTCCACCGCCGGGGTTCCCTCCGTCCGCGCCTCATTCTTCGCGCCGGATTCCCTCGACGGCATCCCCAGCTTTTTTCGCAGGGCTTCGTTTTCCTCACGGAGTTCACGGATTACCCGCAACAAAGTTTTTCTGTCGGCCGTCTCCAGCGTCCCGTTTTCTCTCATGTCGTCATCTCTGCCGGCGTCGGTCACGGTCAAAATCCCAGAGCCTTGTGAACCTTGCTTTTCAGCAGCTCCGGATCGAAGGGCTTGACCACGTAGTCCTTCGCGCCCCGTTCTCCGGCCTCCACCACGAGTTCCTTCGTGGCGTGGGAGGTCACGAAGATCACCGGAACGTCCTTCAGCCTGGGCTGCGAGCGAATGGCCTCCATGCACTCGAACCCGGACATGCCCGGCATATCGATGTCCAGCAGAATGAGATCGGGCGTAATGCGGTCAAGGGTCATCAGCGCCATATTTCCGGACTTCGCCAGGCGCATCTCGAAGGAGTCCTTCAGCACGCCCTGAATGACCTGAAGGTTTGTCTGAGCGTCGTCCACCGCTAAAATGATTTTCTTTCTTCTGTCCGACATGCGGATCTTCCTCCTTCCGAGTCACAGAACGCAGGAGACCAGAGTGAAGTTGTGAAAACGGTTCACATACGCGCCGGTCTCGTTTTTCAGCGGGCAGATTTCCCCGCCCGCGTAGCTCAGGTGATACGGGGCCTTGTTCCCCAGAGCCGCCATCACTTTCATCTCGTCGCACTCCCGCAGGCCCAGCAGCGTGTTGCGGTTGATGCAGGAGTGAATGAAAATGCCGTTGGCGTCCTCCTCCTGAAGGAGCTTGTCCACCGTGTTTCTGGCCGTCTCCACCACTCCGCCGCAGTCCAGTTGAACCACCGTGAACGCCGCGCCAGTGGGCACATCATTCGCGCAAATCCCGTAACCCTGCGGCATCACGATGCGCAGCGAGCGGACCGTGGGAGGCGTCCCGTCCCCCGCGTCGATTGCAAAGGGCAGGGCCAGTTTTCCGCTCTGAAAGTCATCACTGGACAGCCCAAGGGACATGAGGTAGTCGATGAGGGGAACTCCGTTGACTTTCCTGATGACGTGCCCTTCAGATTCAGTGATGACGCCCCATTTCCTCCGCGCCGCGCTCTCCGGCAGCGCCGTGACGTGAAATCGGGGCTTCACCTCGCCGCTCATCAGGATCAGCGCCAGCCTGTCGGAGAAGCTCCCGCCGTTCCACAGAACCTTGTTCTGCTCGTAACGCAGGGTGTTGTCACAGGAAAACCCGCCGAAAACGGGGATGTTGCCGCAGGCTTTCAGCAGAGAATAGCTGATGGAGTAGCTCCCCACGTCGATGATTACAGGCGCGTAGGCCAGTACCAGAGCGGGCTTTTGCGCGTCTTCCCCTCCGCCCAGTTTGCCCAGCGCCCGACGGTAAACCTCCGCCACGGAGGAGCTCACGCCGCTTTTGGTGATCGGCGCCGAGATCGCCGTGGAAAAAGAAACGTCGTCGCTGGTGAGCACGGAGAGGCTCAGTTGTTCAAACTCGCACTTCTCCCGCTCCGCGCTGGCCAGAGTGGTGCAGCCCGCCGTGTCGAAGGGCAGAGCCCCGCACAGCTTCCCGACGATGCCCTCTTCCACGAATTCGCAGTTGCAGAAGAGGATCCCGACGGAGTTTTTCAGCAAATTGCGCTTCAGGTCGAGCTGCCTCAGTATCTCCTCCAGGGCCAGCGACGGATCGTCTACTTCCATCGTGCTGGCGGTCAGCATCTTAATCATTTCAAACTTACCTCCGTACCGGAATTTAGAGCCCCTGGCTCTTTTCTGCATAAATTTTTGTGAGTAATTCGCTATAATTTTTCGATCAGCTATAACTTCTCAATCAGCTATAACTTTTCAATCAGCTCGCCGCACTTCTCGATGACCTCTTCGAAGTCGAATGCGTCCGTCAGGTCGCAGATTTTTGTCAGAGTGAGGTCAACGTCTCCGCTGAAAGTCGTTTTTCTCAGGGTTTTGACTGTCTCCGCCGCCCTGTCCACGTCGCAGCCCAGGCAGGCCTCCGCCAGGGTTTTCAGCGCTTCCGCCAGATCATCCGCCGAGAGCTTTTTCTTCTCTTCCCTGCCGTCTCCGTCGCGCTCCATCAGGGACGTCTCCAGCAGACGGAACCGGAAAAGCTCCATCTCCTCGCAGAAGCGCTCCGTCTCGCTCCGGCACTTTTCCTCGCTTCCCTCGCGGGAGGCTTTCTCCAGGGCCAGGGCCCAGTCGGACAAAAAACGGTTGCCCAGGTTCGCGAAAACGCTCTTCAGCGCGTGAACCCGTATGGCGTATTCCTTCCAGTCCTCGCGGGCCGCGAAGCCGCGGAGGGCATCCAGCTCTTTGTCCAGCCCCTTGCAGAACTGTCGAAGAATGGAGACGTAAATTTCCTCGTCCCCTCCGACGCGAGCCAGCCCGTCGGCGACGCTCAGGTCCTCCGTTTGGGAGAGCTGATCCAGAAGCCCCTCGGGAACGCCCCCCGCTTCCGGCGCTTTTTTATTCAGGGCTTCGCCCGGAGTTTCCGTCGTGCTTTCGTTCGGCGTTACGGCTTCCCTGAGCAGCTTTTCCGGGGGCAGCCACCGCAGGAGAATCGCGTTCAGCTCTAAGGCCTCGATGGGCTTGGAAAGAAAGCCGTTCATCCCCGCCTCCAGAAAAAGCTCCTTCGCGCCGGAGACCGCGTTGGCGGAAAGGGCGATGATGGGAACGCTTCCCAGGCTCCCCTCCAGAGCCCGAATGGCCTTCGTGGCCTCCACCCCGTCCATGCAGGGCATCATGTGGTCCATGAAAATGAGGTCGTATTGCTTCTTCCGGGCCAGTTCCACGGCCTCCCGACCGCCACCGGCCGTGTCCGGCTTTATTCCGTGCCTCGACAGAAACCCCGCGGCCACGGTCAGGTTGACCTCGTTGTCGTCCACCAGCAGCACTTTGAGGTCGCCGGACGCGCGGGCCAGCCGGAAGAACTCGCTCTTTTTCGTCTGGGAGGGGTCGCCCTCTATCAGGGGAACCCTCGCCGTGAAGACCGATCCCCTGCCGTATTCGCTCTCTA of the Synergistaceae bacterium genome contains:
- a CDS encoding HAMP domain-containing protein, with the protein product MLKNLKMASKLMLGFGVVLLVFAAAVLTTHRYLSLVSEESRFLSEQETPALRLSAEIERTAYETFLTLHETRFTGTAETMKDDDVKIAVLEKALGDMENLGRSFPVMTSPKMVRENILPVHKDYVTAVRKMQNAIKLRDQSFSEISKAGDTMITNILDAQGSFYKSAVSDNDDTHTKAQRAEQLYLTGQMYGDAMSLRREVMAAQSALDGDAMLKLQDACRELKEKANKAFAAAQSAANKSKMQKVLSALDDYSTELGEMAQDIKAEAEAVLEQAALMRRYNDETSKITGFAEEKVRTVAEENLSSVRSAERLLIVAGAVSVLLGLLIAWFISRSISRPIRTLVGIAKRCQSGDLTVTREDFGYEGKDELGDLVGALSDMVNSQEAAMRQVVSV
- a CDS encoding response regulator, whose product is MSDRRKKIILAVDDAQTNLQVIQGVLKDSFEMRLAKSGNMALMTLDRITPDLILLDIDMPGMSGFECMEAIRSQPRLKDVPVIFVTSHATKELVVEAGERGAKDYVVKPFDPELLKSKVHKALGF
- a CDS encoding FIST C-terminal domain-containing protein, yielding MIKMLTASTMEVDDPSLALEEILRQLDLKRNLLKNSVGILFCNCEFVEEGIVGKLCGALPFDTAGCTTLASAEREKCEFEQLSLSVLTSDDVSFSTAISAPITKSGVSSSVAEVYRRALGKLGGGEDAQKPALVLAYAPVIIDVGSYSISYSLLKACGNIPVFGGFSCDNTLRYEQNKVLWNGGSFSDRLALILMSGEVKPRFHVTALPESAARRKWGVITESEGHVIRKVNGVPLIDYLMSLGLSSDDFQSGKLALPFAIDAGDGTPPTVRSLRIVMPQGYGICANDVPTGAAFTVVQLDCGGVVETARNTVDKLLQEEDANGIFIHSCINRNTLLGLRECDEMKVMAALGNKAPYHLSYAGGEICPLKNETGAYVNRFHNFTLVSCVL